Proteins encoded in a region of the Photobacterium profundum SS9 genome:
- a CDS encoding DNA internalization-related competence protein ComEC/Rec2, producing MNQAVTGIAIGLLFLHWWHAIPDYLWFVTAIMLGAVVSYFLRIHLLIWIALGAAMAALSVNVYTNSVKEIPIDRENITIVAKVSSLLNSDIPTNTIDFKLLMLNSYPINSHYPLNVRLNWLQPPEMYQGQIWQLTVKLRRPYGRLNSAGFDAEKYFVANGIHGRGTVLSGTIVDSSYIDSLSVEQTARTPSDNSSAITLRQRIFTQAMTELADKTHKAYLMALGFGVRDALELHDWQRLRDSGLAHLMAISGLHIGLAMLLGWWLGSKICALLPELHRFIWLPLWSGFACALGYAWLAGFSLPTVRAVLMCAIVMILIRLRIQWPGWKIFIVALTICLMLNPLASYAAGFWMSFTAVFILYLANLGGVRRQHTDQTENNLDYQKDLLWEKMKVLAQLQCVLLLFMLPLQWYWFGGISLLAPLINFVSVPWVSTLTVPLVLAAIATVWFPWLSNVFWQLADWTLYPVIWLAEQSVGTWLSLSSAWLPFLIGGMAWAALGWFISWRNFKWIHISILIVFVSWGIPSFLANDTDINHNKSSIDDVASLLWTVNMLDVGHGLAVLIERNGKAVLYDTGNRWQQGSIATSVIEPVLSKKGINQLDGLILSHADGDHAGGFDIISQQFEPIWKRSSDRRYGFLPCVQGALWQWEGLNFEVLWPPKIVKRAANPHSCVVQISDRNIHTVKPTNVLLTGDIDAISELLLARQYPDLAPDILFVPHHGSKTSSTNTWLAGMSPELALVSSAKYNPWNLPSTQIKQRYIDKGTRWLDTAQTGQISIDIEAGSRKTQRYRQDIDDTWYRRLFSSE from the coding sequence ATGAACCAAGCGGTTACTGGCATTGCAATAGGGCTTTTGTTTCTTCATTGGTGGCATGCCATTCCTGATTATCTCTGGTTTGTGACAGCCATAATGCTAGGAGCCGTAGTTTCTTATTTTTTACGTATTCATTTATTGATCTGGATTGCGTTAGGTGCCGCTATGGCAGCTTTAAGTGTAAATGTTTATACAAACTCAGTAAAAGAAATACCCATTGACCGCGAGAATATTACCATAGTTGCTAAGGTAAGTAGTCTACTTAATAGTGATATCCCCACTAATACAATAGATTTCAAACTCTTAATGCTTAATTCTTATCCAATAAATTCACATTATCCTTTAAACGTCCGCTTAAATTGGCTACAGCCTCCTGAGATGTATCAAGGTCAAATTTGGCAGCTAACAGTGAAGCTTCGCCGTCCGTATGGGCGATTGAATAGTGCAGGTTTTGATGCTGAAAAGTATTTCGTTGCAAATGGTATTCATGGGCGAGGCACCGTTTTAAGCGGAACGATTGTAGACAGCTCTTACATCGATAGCCTTAGTGTAGAACAAACAGCACGAACACCGAGTGACAATAGTTCGGCTATTACCTTACGGCAGCGTATTTTCACTCAGGCAATGACAGAGTTGGCTGATAAAACCCATAAAGCTTATTTAATGGCTTTAGGCTTTGGCGTAAGGGATGCGTTAGAGCTTCATGATTGGCAGCGGCTAAGAGACAGTGGTTTAGCCCATTTAATGGCAATTTCAGGTCTACATATCGGTTTGGCGATGTTATTAGGCTGGTGGCTTGGCAGTAAAATATGTGCGCTTTTGCCGGAGCTTCATCGTTTTATATGGTTACCGTTATGGAGTGGTTTTGCGTGTGCGCTGGGGTACGCATGGTTAGCGGGTTTTAGTTTGCCGACGGTACGCGCAGTATTAATGTGTGCAATTGTGATGATTTTAATCAGGTTACGCATTCAGTGGCCAGGCTGGAAAATTTTTATTGTCGCTCTAACTATTTGTTTAATGCTCAACCCGTTAGCGTCTTATGCCGCGGGCTTTTGGATGTCTTTTACTGCTGTCTTCATTTTATATCTTGCGAATTTGGGTGGCGTAAGGCGACAACACACTGATCAGACTGAAAACAATCTTGACTATCAGAAAGACCTATTGTGGGAAAAGATGAAAGTATTAGCACAGTTACAGTGTGTGTTATTGCTGTTTATGTTACCGCTTCAATGGTATTGGTTTGGTGGGATATCGCTACTCGCGCCATTGATCAATTTTGTCTCTGTCCCTTGGGTGAGTACATTGACTGTGCCTTTGGTTTTGGCTGCCATTGCGACGGTGTGGTTTCCTTGGTTGTCGAATGTTTTTTGGCAATTAGCCGATTGGACCTTATATCCTGTTATTTGGCTGGCTGAGCAATCTGTTGGTACGTGGTTATCGTTATCATCCGCGTGGTTACCTTTCCTTATAGGGGGAATGGCGTGGGCAGCGCTAGGGTGGTTTATTTCTTGGCGTAACTTCAAATGGATACACATCTCAATTTTGATTGTCTTCGTATCTTGGGGGATCCCGTCGTTTTTAGCTAATGATACTGATATAAATCATAATAAATCCTCAATAGATGACGTCGCTTCATTGCTATGGACAGTCAATATGTTGGATGTTGGGCATGGTCTTGCCGTGTTGATTGAGCGTAACGGGAAAGCGGTTTTATATGATACGGGAAACCGTTGGCAACAAGGCAGTATTGCTACATCTGTCATAGAACCCGTGCTGAGCAAGAAAGGCATTAATCAGTTAGACGGGTTAATTTTGAGCCATGCAGACGGTGATCATGCTGGTGGTTTCGATATTATATCTCAGCAGTTTGAACCAATTTGGAAGCGTAGCAGTGATCGTCGATATGGTTTTCTTCCCTGTGTGCAAGGAGCCCTCTGGCAATGGGAAGGACTCAACTTCGAGGTGTTGTGGCCACCTAAAATTGTTAAACGGGCGGCTAATCCTCATTCTTGTGTCGTGCAAATAAGCGATCGGAATATTCATACAGTGAAACCAACCAACGTACTACTGACAGGTGACATTGATGCGATATCTGAATTACTTTTGGCTCGCCAATACCCAGATCTTGCGCCTGATATCTTATTTGTTCCTCATCATGGCAGTAAAACTTCGTCGACCAATACGTGGCTGGCAGGTATGTCTCCTGAATTAGCTCTGGTATCGAGTGCGAAATATAACCCTTGGAATTTACCATCAACACAAATTAAGCAGCGTTATATAGATAAAGGCACAAGGTGGTTAGATACCGCACAAACTGGGCAAATATCCATAGATATTGAAGCTGGCAGCAGAAAAACACAACGCTATCGACAAGATATTGACGATACTTGGTATCGACGTTTATTTTCGAGTGAATGA
- a CDS encoding DUF2062 domain-containing protein — translation MPRQLIKRFLPNHETIKRQKALKIFGNVLYNPNLWCLNRRSASGAFAVGLFMAFVPLPSQMIMAAGLAILFGVNLPLSIVLVWISNPITMPVLFYGAYKVGAWLMNSPQQPFHFELSWEFLLHQMSQIGPPFMLGCFTTGIIFSLIGYFGIRGLWRYSVVRSWKKRKFRN, via the coding sequence ATGCCAAGACAACTTATTAAACGTTTTTTACCAAATCACGAAACAATTAAGCGCCAAAAAGCTCTTAAAATTTTCGGTAATGTGCTTTATAACCCGAACCTATGGTGTCTTAATCGCCGCTCTGCTTCGGGGGCTTTTGCTGTGGGTTTGTTTATGGCGTTTGTTCCACTGCCCAGCCAGATGATAATGGCAGCCGGACTCGCCATTCTATTTGGCGTAAACCTCCCTCTTTCTATTGTATTAGTTTGGATTAGCAACCCTATTACGATGCCCGTGTTATTTTATGGTGCATATAAGGTAGGGGCTTGGTTGATGAACTCCCCTCAGCAGCCATTTCATTTTGAGCTGTCTTGGGAATTTTTACTTCATCAAATGAGCCAGATAGGTCCACCTTTTATGCTTGGCTGTTTTACTACTGGCATTATTTTTTCTTTAATCGGTTACTTTGGTATTCGCGGTTTATGGCGCTACTCGGTAGTAAGAAGCTGGAAGAAACGTAAATTTCGCAACTAA
- the lolE gene encoding lipoprotein-releasing ABC transporter permease subunit LolE — protein sequence MFRPLSLYIGSRFSRAKQRNRMVSFISISSILGIAVGVAVIIIGLSAMNGFERELQNRILAVIPHGELEAVKVPLTEWQPILETVKKHPRVTGAAPYVSFTALLEKGSNLKAVAVRGVNPEEEIQVSALPQYVKDNAWQRFSAGNKQIILGQGVAQKLQIGVGDWITAMIPNADSEKKLRSPHRIRLQVSGLLALGGQIDHNFAIIPLADAQQYLSMGEGVSGISLNVDNVLDAQSIVREVGFTLPVYVYLKSWTQKYGYLYRDIQMVRTIMYLVMVLVIGVACFNIISTLMMSVKDRAPDIAILRTMGATDGLVKSIFIWHGLLSGVVGSLVGSIIGSFVAVNLTSLVKGLETLIGHQFLSGDIYFVDFLPTELAINDVVVVAITAILLSLLATWYPARRASALQPALVLSAK from the coding sequence ATGTTTCGACCTTTATCTCTTTATATCGGTAGCCGTTTTAGCCGGGCGAAACAACGAAATCGCATGGTATCGTTCATTTCTATTTCTTCTATTTTGGGGATTGCCGTTGGTGTAGCAGTCATCATCATAGGGTTATCGGCTATGAATGGTTTTGAACGTGAATTACAAAATCGCATATTGGCTGTTATTCCTCATGGTGAACTAGAAGCCGTAAAAGTACCGTTGACTGAGTGGCAACCCATACTTGAAACGGTAAAAAAACACCCACGAGTAACGGGTGCAGCACCGTATGTTTCATTTACTGCTCTGCTTGAAAAAGGCAGCAATCTAAAAGCGGTAGCAGTGCGTGGTGTAAACCCTGAAGAGGAAATACAAGTCAGTGCGTTACCACAGTATGTAAAAGATAACGCTTGGCAGCGTTTTTCTGCGGGCAACAAGCAGATTATTTTAGGACAAGGTGTTGCTCAAAAATTGCAAATTGGGGTAGGTGATTGGATTACAGCAATGATCCCAAATGCCGATTCAGAAAAAAAGCTCCGTTCACCGCACCGTATTCGTTTACAAGTGTCTGGATTATTAGCACTTGGTGGTCAGATTGATCATAACTTTGCGATTATACCGTTAGCTGATGCTCAGCAGTATTTATCGATGGGCGAGGGAGTCTCGGGTATTTCGTTGAATGTCGATAATGTGCTTGATGCTCAATCTATTGTTAGAGAAGTCGGCTTTACTTTGCCTGTGTATGTCTATTTAAAAAGCTGGACACAGAAATATGGCTACCTGTATCGAGATATTCAGATGGTGCGTACCATTATGTATTTGGTGATGGTACTTGTGATTGGTGTTGCCTGCTTTAATATTATCTCAACCTTGATGATGTCAGTAAAAGATCGGGCGCCAGACATTGCTATTCTTCGAACAATGGGGGCCACTGATGGGTTAGTGAAATCCATCTTCATTTGGCATGGCTTATTATCAGGTGTTGTCGGTAGCCTTGTTGGATCGATTATTGGTTCTTTCGTGGCGGTAAACCTGACGAGCTTGGTTAAAGGACTCGAAACGCTGATCGGACACCAGTTTTTATCAGGTGACATCTACTTTGTAGATTTCCTACCAACCGAGTTGGCGATTAATGATGTCGTGGTTGTTGCTATAACGGCCATTCTTTTAAGTTTACTTGCGACCTGGTATCCCGCACGCAGGGCAAGCGCGTTACAACCAGCACTGGTGTTGAGCGCAAAGTAG
- the lolD gene encoding lipoprotein-releasing ABC transporter ATP-binding protein LolD, with product MSNSLLVCHGLRKIYREAQLETEVLKGVSFAIEPNELVAIVGSSGSGKSTLLHLLGALDEPSDGDVFFKGQKLNSMSANKQAKIRNQEIGFVYQFHHLLADFSAMENVAMPLLIGGMATDKAESKAKSILDMVGLSHRYEHRPSELSGGERQRVAFARALVNNPSIVLADEPTGNLDHKTALEIYDLMCKLNKESGTAFLVVTHDNELAAKLDRCMHMQDGNLVQVEVA from the coding sequence ATGAGTAATTCGTTATTAGTTTGTCATGGTTTACGTAAAATCTATCGCGAAGCTCAGCTTGAAACTGAAGTGTTGAAAGGGGTTAGCTTTGCCATTGAACCCAATGAATTAGTCGCAATCGTCGGCTCTTCAGGTTCAGGGAAAAGCACGTTATTACACTTATTAGGTGCACTTGATGAGCCCAGTGATGGTGATGTGTTTTTTAAAGGTCAAAAATTGAATTCGATGAGCGCGAATAAGCAAGCGAAAATTCGAAATCAAGAGATAGGGTTTGTTTATCAGTTTCATCATTTGCTTGCTGATTTTAGTGCGATGGAAAATGTCGCCATGCCACTATTAATCGGCGGCATGGCTACAGATAAAGCTGAGTCAAAAGCAAAATCTATTTTAGACATGGTGGGTCTTAGCCACCGCTATGAACATCGACCTTCAGAATTGAGTGGTGGTGAGCGTCAACGTGTTGCCTTTGCTCGTGCATTGGTGAATAACCCATCAATTGTATTGGCTGACGAACCTACGGGTAACCTAGACCATAAAACGGCACTCGAAATCTATGATCTGATGTGCAAGTTAAATAAAGAGTCGGGTACAGCCTTTTTAGTCGTCACTCATGATAATGAATTAGCGGCGAAGTTAGATCGTTGTATGCATATGCAAGACGGTAACTTGGTTCAGGTTGAGGTAGCTTAA
- the lolC gene encoding lipoprotein-releasing ABC transporter permease subunit LolC, which produces MFHPVSFFIGLRYLRGRSGDRFSRFVSYMSTAGITIGVLSLVTVLSVMNGFEQQLKDRILGVLPQAVISQDDGRMPVSDTIPQSLQQLPHVTHVTPITRGEAVLQSASSLAAGNMIGIDPSYYEPIAMDMTVGKLDNLISGSYRVVIGQALANQLGVQVGDKIRLMVTSASQYTPLGRIPSQRNFTIEGFFDTGSDVDKQLILTNIQDAGKLLRYKADQITGWRLFLDDPFAVTELAQVSMPNDWQWSDWREQRGELFQAVKMEKNMMGLMLGLIIGVAAFNIISALIMVVMEKQAEVAILKTQGMTNRQVLMVFMVQGASSGVIGAVSGGVLGILLASNLNTVMSVFGVQYLMAGGSLPIVIEPLQVMFVILGAILLSLIATIFPSYRAASVRPAEALRYE; this is translated from the coding sequence ATGTTTCATCCAGTATCTTTTTTTATCGGTCTACGCTATCTGCGTGGTCGCTCAGGTGACCGATTCAGTCGCTTTGTATCATATATGTCCACGGCAGGTATCACCATTGGTGTGTTGTCTTTAGTGACTGTACTTTCTGTTATGAATGGCTTTGAGCAACAATTAAAAGACAGAATTTTAGGTGTTTTGCCTCAAGCTGTTATTTCTCAAGATGATGGGCGCATGCCTGTATCTGATACCATTCCTCAATCATTGCAACAGTTACCCCATGTTACTCATGTTACGCCTATCACCCGTGGTGAAGCGGTACTGCAAAGTGCATCGTCTTTAGCGGCTGGTAATATGATAGGGATTGATCCTAGCTATTATGAACCCATCGCGATGGACATGACGGTAGGGAAGTTAGATAACCTAATTTCTGGTAGCTATCGTGTTGTTATTGGTCAAGCATTAGCAAATCAGCTTGGGGTGCAAGTGGGGGATAAAATCCGCCTAATGGTAACCAGTGCCAGCCAGTACACACCACTAGGGCGTATTCCTAGCCAGCGTAACTTTACCATTGAAGGTTTCTTCGACACAGGCTCTGATGTTGATAAGCAACTTATTCTGACTAATATCCAAGATGCTGGAAAATTACTTCGCTATAAAGCGGATCAAATAACGGGATGGCGGTTATTCCTCGATGATCCTTTTGCTGTGACTGAACTTGCTCAAGTATCCATGCCGAATGATTGGCAATGGTCTGATTGGCGAGAACAACGCGGTGAGCTGTTTCAAGCCGTTAAAATGGAAAAGAATATGATGGGCTTAATGCTTGGGCTGATCATTGGTGTCGCTGCATTTAACATTATTTCAGCCCTGATTATGGTGGTGATGGAGAAACAAGCAGAAGTCGCTATTTTAAAAACCCAAGGTATGACTAACCGCCAAGTACTGATGGTATTTATGGTTCAAGGTGCAAGCAGTGGTGTAATTGGTGCGGTGAGCGGTGGTGTGCTAGGCATATTACTGGCGTCGAATTTGAACACTGTTATGTCAGTTTTTGGTGTGCAATATCTTATGGCAGGTGGGTCTCTACCAATCGTTATTGAACCTCTACAGGTTATGTTTGTTATTTTAGGTGCTATTTTGTTAAGTCTTATTGCCACTATTTTCCCTTCTTATCGTGCGGCATCTGTTCGTCCTGCTGAGGCATTGCGTTATGAGTAA
- the mfd gene encoding transcription-repair coupling factor has product MKALSLLSLPLPSKKGDNRFIGNLSGAALALSVAELSHAHQGPILAVVPDTQTALRLQPEISQFTSVEVNVFPDWETLPYDNFSPHQDITSDRLARLYKLPTQSDGIILVPISTLLQRLTPRDYLRKHALIVRNGDRLSLDKLRLQLEASGYRHAEQVMEHGEYASRGSLLDLFPMGSNQPYRIDFFDDKVDSIRQFDPENQRSTGEIDSINLLPAHEFPTDEIAIENFRMRWRERFEARREPESIYQQVSKRTWPAGIEYWQPLFFEKTETLFDYLPDETLLVTLGELEPSVDHFLADADHRFDQRRVDPLRPLLEPKELWLTKDEMFRGFKTLPQVRIRHENEPDKAGRYNPTLTPVPEIIINQQLKEPFAALRRFTEQFKGKIVFSVASEGRREALLDLLARIKMRPIVCASLEEAIEAPSDYTLVIGAAEQGFILESPSVAFICESDLLGERVNQRRRRDNKKSINADTIIRNLAELQVGQPVVHIDHGIGRYQGLQTLEAGGITTEYVMLEYDAGAKLYVPVASLHLISRYSGGADDSAPLHKLGGEAWVKARKKAAEKVRDVAAELLDVYAKRELKPGFKFTLDRESYADFCSGFPFEETHDQALAINSVLSDMCKPRAMDRLVCGDVGFGKTEVAMRAAFVAIDNNKQVTVLVPTTLLAQQHFENFRDRFANTAVRVEVLSRFKTAKEQKQIMLDAEEGKIDILIGTHKLLNASVKYHDLGLLVVDEEHRFGVRQKEKIKAIRADIDILTLTATPIPRTLNMAMSGMRDLSIIATPPARRLAIKTFVREKDDAIIREAVLREIMRGGQVYFLHNEVDSIEKTTEELAKLIPEARITFAHGQMRERDLEKVMGDFYHQRFNLLVCTTIIETGIDIPTANTIIMNRADNLGLAQLHQLRGRVGRSHHQAYAYLLTPHKKRMTKDAVKRLEAIESLEDLGAGFTLATHDLEIRGAGELLGDEQSGQIQSIGFSLFMEMLEQAVEALKEGKESSLDDLLRKQTEVELRLPALLPDDYIPDINMRLSLYKRIASAIDEQDLNDLKVELIDRFGLLPEATTNLLTVNNLKLKAAAVGIRRIEAGEKGGYLEFEQDAAINPVFLVGLLQSKPQHYRMEGPTKLKVMAPMTNRKERIKFVDQLLTQLSENTI; this is encoded by the coding sequence ATGAAAGCATTATCATTACTCTCACTGCCCCTGCCGAGTAAAAAAGGGGATAACCGTTTCATTGGTAACCTATCTGGTGCTGCTTTGGCACTGTCTGTCGCTGAACTGTCTCACGCACATCAAGGCCCTATTCTTGCTGTTGTGCCTGATACGCAAACAGCACTGCGCCTACAGCCAGAAATTAGTCAGTTCACGTCTGTCGAAGTGAACGTATTTCCTGACTGGGAAACACTGCCATACGATAATTTCTCGCCGCACCAAGATATTACGTCTGATCGTCTGGCGCGTTTATACAAGTTACCCACTCAGTCTGATGGCATTATTCTGGTGCCTATTAGTACCTTATTGCAGCGTTTAACACCCCGTGATTACCTTCGCAAGCATGCTTTGATTGTACGGAATGGTGATCGCCTATCACTTGATAAGCTTCGATTACAGCTTGAAGCATCTGGCTATCGCCATGCCGAGCAAGTAATGGAGCATGGCGAATATGCCAGCCGAGGTTCATTACTCGATCTATTCCCAATGGGTAGCAATCAACCCTATCGTATTGACTTTTTTGATGACAAAGTTGATTCCATTCGCCAGTTCGATCCTGAAAATCAGCGTTCAACGGGTGAAATTGATAGCATCAATTTATTACCAGCTCATGAATTCCCAACGGATGAAATTGCGATTGAAAATTTCCGGATGCGTTGGCGTGAACGTTTTGAAGCTCGACGTGAGCCCGAATCAATCTATCAGCAAGTAAGCAAACGTACTTGGCCTGCGGGTATTGAGTATTGGCAGCCTCTGTTTTTTGAAAAAACTGAAACACTCTTCGATTATTTACCCGATGAAACCTTATTAGTAACATTGGGAGAATTAGAACCCTCCGTTGACCATTTTTTAGCAGATGCAGATCACCGCTTTGATCAACGTCGTGTTGACCCCTTGCGCCCTTTGTTAGAACCCAAAGAATTATGGCTAACAAAAGATGAGATGTTCCGCGGTTTTAAAACGTTGCCACAAGTTCGTATTCGTCATGAAAACGAACCCGATAAAGCGGGTCGATACAATCCAACGTTAACACCAGTACCTGAAATAATCATCAACCAACAACTTAAAGAACCTTTTGCTGCACTACGTCGCTTTACCGAGCAATTCAAAGGCAAAATTGTCTTTTCCGTTGCCTCTGAAGGTCGACGTGAAGCGTTACTGGATCTATTAGCTCGTATAAAAATGCGCCCAATAGTGTGCGCTAGTCTAGAAGAAGCCATTGAAGCACCAAGTGATTACACGCTGGTTATTGGTGCTGCAGAGCAAGGCTTTATTCTTGAATCACCTTCTGTCGCGTTTATTTGTGAAAGTGATTTACTCGGTGAGCGCGTTAATCAACGTCGCCGCCGTGATAATAAAAAAAGTATCAATGCCGATACGATTATTCGTAATTTAGCAGAGTTGCAAGTTGGTCAGCCCGTGGTTCATATCGATCATGGCATTGGTCGTTATCAGGGTCTGCAAACATTAGAAGCTGGTGGCATAACAACTGAATATGTCATGCTTGAATACGATGCTGGTGCAAAGCTCTATGTACCGGTTGCATCACTGCACCTCATTAGCCGTTACTCTGGCGGTGCTGATGATAGTGCGCCGCTGCATAAACTGGGGGGCGAAGCATGGGTCAAAGCACGTAAAAAAGCAGCTGAAAAAGTACGTGATGTTGCTGCAGAGTTACTCGATGTTTACGCAAAGCGCGAACTAAAACCTGGCTTTAAATTCACGTTAGATCGAGAATCTTATGCTGATTTCTGTAGTGGTTTTCCTTTTGAAGAGACCCACGACCAAGCCTTAGCGATTAATTCCGTACTTTCAGACATGTGTAAGCCTAGAGCCATGGACCGCCTTGTGTGTGGTGACGTTGGCTTTGGTAAAACGGAAGTCGCGATGCGTGCTGCGTTTGTTGCTATTGATAATAACAAACAAGTCACGGTATTAGTGCCTACCACATTGTTGGCACAGCAGCATTTTGAAAACTTCCGTGACCGTTTTGCCAATACGGCCGTTCGTGTTGAAGTGCTTTCACGTTTTAAAACAGCGAAAGAACAAAAACAGATAATGCTTGATGCCGAAGAAGGCAAAATTGATATACTCATCGGCACACATAAACTACTTAACGCTTCAGTCAAATATCACGATTTAGGTTTATTAGTCGTTGATGAAGAGCACCGCTTTGGTGTGCGTCAAAAAGAGAAAATTAAAGCCATTCGTGCTGATATTGATATTTTGACCCTCACGGCAACACCGATTCCTCGTACGCTCAATATGGCAATGAGTGGTATGCGTGATCTATCTATCATTGCAACACCGCCTGCACGCCGCTTAGCCATTAAAACCTTTGTACGAGAAAAAGACGACGCAATTATTCGTGAGGCTGTACTGCGTGAAATAATGCGTGGTGGCCAAGTGTACTTCTTGCACAATGAAGTCGACAGCATAGAGAAAACCACTGAAGAATTAGCCAAACTGATCCCAGAAGCGCGTATCACCTTTGCTCATGGTCAAATGCGTGAACGTGATCTCGAAAAAGTGATGGGGGATTTTTATCACCAGCGCTTCAATCTACTCGTATGTACAACCATAATCGAAACTGGTATTGATATTCCAACAGCCAATACGATCATCATGAATCGTGCCGACAACCTTGGTTTAGCACAGTTACACCAACTTCGAGGTCGTGTTGGACGATCGCACCACCAAGCCTATGCCTATTTATTAACGCCACATAAAAAACGCATGACGAAAGATGCAGTCAAACGTTTAGAGGCCATCGAATCACTGGAAGATCTTGGTGCTGGGTTCACATTGGCAACGCATGACCTTGAAATTCGTGGTGCAGGTGAATTATTAGGTGACGAACAAAGTGGTCAAATTCAATCCATTGGATTTTCACTGTTCATGGAAATGCTAGAGCAAGCGGTTGAAGCATTGAAAGAAGGCAAAGAGTCATCACTTGATGATCTGCTACGTAAGCAGACGGAAGTTGAGCTACGTCTACCCGCGTTACTGCCTGATGATTACATTCCCGATATCAACATGCGTTTATCATTGTACAAGCGCATTGCCAGTGCGA